aaagaataatgTTAGGTAATCAATAACTTTCttgaacaacatgaacaactatcaatcaaatcaaaacacACTACATCTTTAAATTATCcacttaaatcttaatattagaataattatctACATActtagtaaaatgaacatctaaTATATCCAatgttcacattatttaatattttcattatctatttacattttttcatataaaaaatattaatgtgaTGCACATTTTGATTGTTTCTTTCACAAGTATATAGCAGAGACACTATAAGTCTATAAGTCTATAAGGAAGAGTAGTGTAACCTGCAGGGTAGTTATCTTAATTATATGACATTAATGTAAGGATAGTCATATGGGGTTATTTTAATGCCACCATATCTTGCCCGACTTTGGATTTTCCGAATGGACACTAATGACGATCAATGTGTTATCTTATCCacatttgttaattaattgatggcAACAACTTGCCAATagaataacataaaataaataagatggttgtgtttttattaaaatgatAATAGTACTACGTTTTGGCAAACAAGCTTAGCTTTTCCCTATCTCACTCActttttatctctttaataTTCGTGTGTAGTGTAATGTCCTTTACATAAAAGTCCATGGCTTTGCCAGTTTTCCATAATGATGTGATTTCTCATTTTTGTCACTAGCTACGTCCATGTGATATTTGACTCGTTTcgtttaatttgatatttatggGGCTTtgttaatttgatatttgatgctatgattattatttattatcttaataTCACTTTAATAGGCCCAACAACTAACGTCCAACTTGGGTGGATTGCAATTACTCATCTGAAATAATGGCATGTTTGAATGACTAAAACCTTAGAATGATCCCTCAGATTAATAAGTGACACGTAAACGAATATAGTTATAATACGTAGTACAaattaatacataattaaatagtaTTGTGATACATGTTATATGTTATTGGTTAATACATCATCGTATTATTATACGtggataaattataaaataacatGTGTCACGTCCATATCATCAACTTATGTTATCACGTCCTTAATTTTTAAAGACATAATTGGTGTAATtgaaattttagagataatTTTAGTGTACGATACAAATTTTAAGgaccattttaaaattttagtcattttaaattcgtttttttgtaattattttttaatgaaaagaataaaataaaacacaaacaccCATTTGATAATGAAAAGTGGTTTATAATTGttaaattttacaattaaatagAGTGAACTACTTAGAGTTCCTATAAACATGCATTAACAACTAATTAAATGTATCCGTTTTATACTACTAGATGATTTGACTTATGAGATGTAATTGTGTAACagttttaatttatgtatttttaaaatttatattaacatatatttatatttttatatatttatttataattttatatattattttattataatttaattatttcaattaaACTGGTTGAATATCTAAATGAATAAATCAATAACTAAAATGAACATGAGCAATTTGATTTTTAGAAACTTGGTGTAACTTTGTTAATATGTTAATAAACATAACACAGTATATATTACAATGaacttgattttttatttaaaaaaaaagaatgacgAGATTTTCATTTAATGGATAGCTTTAAAAAtccattgaaaaataaaaataattttatcgaGATCATTGATGTGAAGGCAAACGTAGACAATTAACCACTCTAGATGTGGAGTCTGAGGTTAACTATTTGAGGATACTACAAGAATTCTCACACAATTTAAGATTATATAATTCacatcttaattttaaatatgtataaaattataaaaacaaaaatattaaaagaacaaATCAAACCAATACTTAacttttcttctatctttcagCCTGGTTGATTCtcctttttattaaaaaagaaaacaaagtaaAATTATCTAtacctaaaaaaatatatatgacagAAGAAGTTAGTTATATCATATCAAGTCATATAATATTGTGGATGTGTAAAATCGTACttgagtaaataaaaaaatataaaataaaagaacaagggaacactttgaaagaaaaaaaaaaacaataatgagaggttaataataaataaatagaaaatatctTTGTCCATAATAATTAGTGTTCGGTATttagatatataatttaatttatgttatcaGAGAAAGAAAAGTAATTTAAGAGAATTTAACTAGTTAACTTGATGAATTTTTTGTccagaataaaaaatttgactaGCTAATAAGTTATTGTACTCAAAGGatgaaatttaatttcttaatcttaCCACTTTAAGttgattagtaatttttttaaataaatattttaattattttatttattaagaaagGTATTTTAATGTCTTTAGGTCTTGTTACATAATTTGTTtatcatataaacaaaattagTACACATATATTCTATTACactgtaaataaaataagatataattttatttgactttatcttatttacaaataaaatatataaaaataaaaaaaaaatacacatattACTAGATAAATTTAGGAGGACTGTAATATAGTACTCTCATCaactatattaattatatattatattttaaaaattttaaaatattatgttttattattgataaattttttttgaagtatTATTTAAATTGTAACTCTTCCCCCCTCATAAGTAAATTGATGTGGGCTATTATTAGATCCACctgtaaatgaataaattaaattttgttttacataaattaaaataagattcgTGTAATTAAACTAAAGTCAGATATTCGTATAGGCTTTACAATTTTTTGCagttttaaaatagaataacgCTATTTTTTATCCGTTATTCTAGCTAGGTTGAGTACGTTATGTGGAATCTTTAAATTTGACTTTGTTCTATACAAATCttcaataaaatgaaaaatgaatataGAATTTAGATTTTACTTCTACTATCTGATTCTTTTCACGACTGAATCTCAATCTTGATTGAAATGAAAGACAGATGTAAactttaaaagaagaagaatgaaagagacaactacagagacaaagaaaataattattaatcaataacttgacttacaagataacttttttataaaaatatttatacaccAGACATATTAGAGAGTGAGTCTAAGATATTTCTAATTGATTAAGTAGCACTACTATCAGATTGTTTtgtaaaatttcattaaaaaattatagatatattttttaaataaatatattataactttgattgaaaacttaattatttaattattctattttcttaaACACCTTAACAAATACTCTTATAAATTTATTGAGTTAGAATATTCTAAATGTAGTGCTAAGCATTGAAGAATATTATTGGTAATGTAATTCATTTCATTTAGAGTACAATAGCTTAATAGCTAAATGTACATTACCACACAACAATCAACCCTATTAGTAtatagaaaatcataaaataccCAAGACTAATAAGTATTAAGTAAGAAGGAATTATTTAAGCTATTATGTTCTATACATGATACTTTATAGCATAGAATACTATCATCTTTTTGTTGGGTTAATTTTGCTATATATACTTGCACATGATGCTATATTCTCCCAATCTTTTTTTtacatgacaaaaaaaaaacattccgCCAATATTGTAACCAAACATAATCTTTTACATTCCTTTTAGGTAATTTATGCATTATATTAATCACATTAAATATAAAGcatagtataaataaaatatcacGGCCAATTTTAACACTAACTCCGTTGTCGTCCAGCGGTTAGGATATCTGGCTTTCACCCAGGAGACCCGGGTTCGATTCCCGGCAAcggaattatttatttttgtttttgggttttttaatttttaagtggAAGCCCGGTATGTCATGATTTTCTTGTCAAGCAGACATTCATTCACCTATGTATTGAGCGACGACCCAATGATAGTAATATTGGTTATCTATTGGCCTTCAGAAGGGCAGATATACTCATTATAAGCCGACATAATCTTACTTTgacggaaaaaaaaaaagaaagaaaagaaaaagaataatctaaaattttgagaccatattaaaaataaataattaaaaaccgTCGTGCATTggtctaaaaataaaatgaccaAGAATTAAACAGTTGCCTCTGGAAAATGATGTCTCATCTTATCTTATGAAATGATATATGATACCTAACCTACTAggctccttttttttttttctcactcAAGAACCATGGCTACCACTATATATCTTTCACTTTACCTATTTGTTTAGACTTGTCTTTATCTTTCCAAGCACTGCAACCCATTATTGAATATTGACCATCCAACCATCTACTAGAGGACGACTAAGTTCTTGCAAAGACCATAAAGTATGGATTtagaaaacttgaaaaaaaaaaggcccCTACACTCAATTATCCGAATCATAGATACTAAATCGCATTTAGATATTCTGGGGATATTAATTTATGAACATGTCATATTGGATATTCAATTATGTTATCCATATTGTATAATTCTTTATCAAATATTAGGAGAGAACAATGGTAAACAGTAAACACTGAACAAATTAGTGTACGTGAAAGGAACAATAAggtgtattattatttttgccTTAGGCCAGTTTAGAGCCTTTGTGAACTTGCTCATCTAATTTGCAGCCGAATTAATAGCATTGGTCATTTTTCACCTTTCTTAGAATCAGGATCATAAGCCTTGcagcaaccaaaaaaaaaagcataaaaatGGTAAAAGCAAAGCAAGGGCTATGCTTTTTATATAGACACTTGCACAGATTCCCTATGGTgaaaatttttactattttagcaCAGAAACTACATACCAGCTATATGGAAAGAAGAAAACCATATCAACATCTCTTCAGTGAACATTTCGGGCCGGTGGTGCGACTTCTCCTCGCCGCCACCTCCCATCGAAAACCGGCAGAGGGGGCAGGTTTTGTGGCGACCTTTGAGCCATCTATTCACACAAACCTTGTGGAACTTGTGCAGGCAAGGAAGGACTCGAATTTCGTCTTCGTCCTTTAACCTCGACAAGCATACACAGCACCAAACAGCCTCACCATtattctccatgatgagttcaTTTGATGAAGATGCTGCTGCAGAGTCAGATGATAGCAAATAACATAAAGAGACATTGCTTGGTCCCTTTGTTAGACCAATTAAATTGAACACAATTGAAATCAAGTTGTTGAGATTATTCATCTCTGGTTTATCATTGTTGGGTGTGCATTTTTGTTAGATCCTTAATAAGAAGTAAGAACTAGAGTTGCAAATAACGGGTCACGttatcataaataatattttttcctatATAGTCTGTAGTTTAGTTGTTTTGCTTGTTTTGAAAGGGTGGTTAGCTAAGAGG
The Arachis duranensis cultivar V14167 chromosome 5, aradu.V14167.gnm2.J7QH, whole genome shotgun sequence genome window above contains:
- the LOC107487306 gene encoding E3 ubiquitin-protein ligase SDIR1; its protein translation is MNNLNNLISIVFNLIGLTKGPSNVSLCYLLSSDSAAASSSNELIMENNGEAVWCCVCLSRLKDEDEIRVLPCLHKFHKVCVNRWLKGRHKTCPLCRFSMGGGGEEKSHHRPEMFTEEMLIWFSSFHIAGM